Proteins from one Hemibagrus wyckioides isolate EC202008001 linkage group LG16, SWU_Hwy_1.0, whole genome shotgun sequence genomic window:
- the bsx gene encoding brain-specific homeobox protein homolog, translating to MNLNYTSPGAQIPTPRSTSFFIEDILLHKPKPLRDVFPSPFSNSLTSRMPLLEYGYPLMPTPILASHPHHPLHKPEHHPYFFTSGVQMPSLFQHHPELPGKHCRRRKARTVFSDSQLSGLEKRFEMQRYLSTPERVELATALSLSETQVKTWFQNRRMKHKKQLRKTQEEQKTPGDSDRSLENSGAGELHDKSAGDAKDGMSPDRYTVDENEDEVDIEDDICSPEHLL from the exons ATGAACCTGAACTACACGTCTCCGGGCGCGCAGATACCCACCCCGAGGTCAACGTCCTTCTTCATCGAAGACATTTTGCTTCACAAACCTAAGCCTTTGCGGGATGTGTTTCCGTCGCCTTTTTCCAACTCGCTCACATCTCGGATGCCTCTGCTTGAATATGGATACCCCCTCATGCCCACCCCGATCCTCGCCTCTCATCCGCACCATCCGCTCCACAAACCCGAGCATCACCCCTATTTCTTCACCTCCG GGGTGCAGATGCCATCGTTGTTCCAGCATCACCCGGAATTGCCCGGGAAGCACTGCCGGCGTCGGAAAGCGCGCACCGTTTTCTCGGACTCTCAGCTCTCCGGACTGGAAAAGCGCTTTGAAATGCAGCGGTATCTCTCAACACCAGAGCGCGTGGAGCTGGCCACAGCACTCAGCCTCTCAGAAACACAG GTGAAAACCTGGTTTCAGAACCGGCGAATGAAGCATAAAAAGCAATTAAGGAAAACTCAGGAGGAGCAGAAGACACCAGGGGACTCGGACAGATCTCTGGAGAACTCGGGCGCCGGCGAGCTGCATGACAAAAGCGCAGGAGACGCAAAAGACGGAATGAGTCCGGACAGATACACGGTGGACGAAAACGAAGACGAGGTCGATATTGAGGACGACATCTGCTCCCCTGAACATTTACTATAG